One window of Bacteroidota bacterium genomic DNA carries:
- a CDS encoding TonB-dependent receptor has product MSKNRKGKMTNKQWLSLLILIIIAFFAKGQEVKIIDKTTLQPIENVCLFTQEKNRTAITNKHGIAKLSDFKENDEIIVRHPFFKIIQISLKDIKAQNNIIKLDETAIKLDEVVISTTKWKQLKKEVPNKIVSISEKKIQFENPQTTADLLNTSNEVFVQKSQMGGGSPMIRGFASNSVLLVIDGVRMNNAIYRSGNLQNVITLDPNVIENTEVIFGTGSIIYGSDALGGVMNFRTKKAKLASNGKNVLKTNALLRYSTANHENTIHVDFNYGTKKFSTLTSISYSNFDDLKTGSKRKSKYSEFGKRTEYVDFINGKDTIIKNEDENLQVYSGYHQLNLMQKFRFKPSKYLDLNYAFHYSTSSDIPRYDRLTQYKDGSLKYAEWYYGPQKWMMNSLNIKYSKKNIIFDDVKMIIAIQDIEESRCDRTFQQTDLRIRTENVNVYTANFDFDKRINKKSSIYYGLEAVYNTVNSNAVKKNIYSGESVATASRYPDGGSYTQAYSAYSNLKTNISKHFTLLSGVRYSYMTLYGKIDDNSFYNFPFTEIELNPSSAFNGSLGLVYRPNEEWQLNYNLSSGFRAPNVDDVAKVFDSEPGNVIVPNKNLKPENVYNVDFGVIKKINKIAKIEGSVFYTYLIDAMVRRDFRIDGKDSIMYDGEMSKVQAVQNAGEAFIVGGSITITAELSKHFVFTSHLTYTKGKDITENIPIRHVPPFFGSTRISYKTNSLRIDFYSNYNGSKDFKDMSPSEQSKDYLYASDGSTPAWLTLNLKGSYQLNQKIQFNLGLENILDVHYRPYSSGISAPGRNISFAIRATI; this is encoded by the coding sequence ATGAGCAAGAATAGAAAAGGGAAAATGACTAACAAACAATGGCTATCACTACTTATACTTATTATTATTGCATTTTTTGCAAAAGGACAAGAAGTGAAAATAATTGACAAAACAACATTACAACCCATTGAAAATGTTTGTCTTTTTACACAAGAAAAAAACAGAACAGCTATTACAAATAAGCACGGAATTGCAAAACTCAGTGATTTTAAAGAAAACGATGAAATAATTGTAAGGCATCCGTTTTTTAAAATTATTCAAATTTCTCTTAAAGACATTAAAGCACAGAATAATATAATAAAACTTGACGAAACAGCTATAAAACTTGACGAAGTAGTAATTTCAACTACAAAATGGAAACAGTTAAAAAAAGAAGTTCCCAATAAAATAGTTTCAATTTCTGAGAAGAAAATACAATTTGAAAATCCTCAAACAACAGCAGATTTACTAAATACATCAAACGAAGTATTTGTACAAAAAAGCCAAATGGGAGGAGGAAGTCCTATGATTAGAGGATTTGCTTCAAATTCCGTTTTGCTTGTTATTGACGGTGTTAGAATGAATAATGCAATTTACCGAAGTGGTAATTTACAAAATGTAATAACCCTTGATCCAAATGTAATTGAAAATACCGAAGTTATTTTTGGCACAGGTTCAATAATTTATGGAAGTGATGCACTTGGTGGAGTAATGAATTTTCGTACTAAAAAAGCTAAACTTGCATCCAACGGAAAAAATGTTTTAAAAACAAATGCATTACTAAGATATTCTACAGCAAATCACGAAAATACAATACATGTTGATTTTAATTACGGAACAAAAAAGTTTTCAACTTTAACAAGTATTTCTTACAGTAATTTTGATGATTTAAAAACAGGCTCTAAAAGAAAAAGCAAATATTCTGAATTTGGAAAAAGAACTGAATATGTTGATTTTATCAATGGAAAAGATACAATCATTAAAAATGAAGATGAGAATTTACAAGTCTATTCAGGATATCATCAACTGAATTTGATGCAGAAATTTAGGTTTAAACCATCAAAATACTTGGATTTAAATTATGCATTTCATTATTCAACATCTTCAGATATTCCTCGCTACGATAGGTTAACACAGTATAAAGACGGTTCTTTAAAATATGCAGAATGGTATTATGGTCCGCAAAAATGGATGATGAATTCGTTGAATATAAAATACTCTAAGAAAAATATAATTTTTGATGATGTAAAAATGATTATTGCAATTCAAGATATTGAAGAAAGCAGATGCGATAGAACATTTCAGCAAACTGACTTAAGAATCAGGACTGAAAATGTTAATGTTTACACAGCAAATTTTGATTTTGATAAAAGAATAAACAAAAAGAGTTCAATTTATTACGGACTTGAAGCCGTTTATAACACAGTAAATTCAAATGCTGTTAAAAAAAATATATATAGCGGGGAATCAGTTGCTACCGCCAGTCGCTATCCTGACGGAGGAAGCTATACACAAGCATATTCTGCTTATTCAAATCTAAAAACAAATATCAGCAAACATTTCACTCTTCTATCTGGAGTAAGATATAGCTATATGACATTATACGGAAAAATAGACGACAATTCTTTTTACAATTTCCCGTTTACCGAGATAGAACTCAACCCGAGCAGTGCATTTAACGGAAGCTTAGGACTTGTTTACAGACCAAATGAAGAATGGCAATTGAATTATAATTTATCCTCAGGTTTTAGAGCACCAAACGTTGATGATGTAGCGAAAGTTTTTGACTCTGAACCGGGAAATGTAATTGTTCCAAACAAAAATCTCAAACCCGAAAATGTTTATAATGTTGATTTTGGAGTAATCAAAAAAATAAATAAAATTGCAAAAATTGAAGGAAGTGTTTTTTATACTTATTTAATAGACGCAATGGTTAGAAGAGACTTCCGGATTGATGGTAAAGATTCTATCATGTATGATGGAGAGATGAGTAAAGTACAGGCAGTACAAAATGCTGGCGAAGCATTCATTGTAGGAGGAAGCATAACAATCACAGCCGAATTATCAAAGCATTTTGTTTTTACAAGCCATTTAACTTACACAAAAGGTAAAGATATTACAGAAAACATCCCGATTAGGCATGTTCCTCCATTTTTTGGAAGCACAAGAATCTCTTACAAAACCAACAGCCTGAGAATTGATTTTTATTCCAACTACAACGGGTCAAAAGACTTTAAAGACATGTCTCCATCAGAGCAATCCAAAGATTATTTATACGCATCCGATGGTTCAACTCCCGCATGGTTAACCTTAAACCTGAAAGGCTCTTATCAATTAAATCAGAAAATTCAATTCAATCTTGGATTGGAAAATATCTTGGATGTTCATTATCGTCCATATTCATCCGGGATAAGTGCCCCCGGAAGAAACATTTCTTTTGCTATCAGAGCAACAATTTAA
- the recO gene encoding DNA repair protein RecO: MLVKSKGIVIKTTRFSETSVIAKIYTDSHGMLSFHIPGVHSKRASIKPSFLQALQILDMNIYFNENKNLHKIKEVKSELLNNNIHFDIKRLSVAVIISELIYKTIKEEEPNEYLFNFLLKSIKLLDEKAENIPDFLLIFIVQLTKYLGFSPTNNFSTKNVFFNLSEGMFSPTKSKENETIKMPESKWFGIVIDTPIGSVGKNKIPRAVRMELLQKMIVYYQIHISNFQDLKSFDIFTNIFNEQE; this comes from the coding sequence ATGCTTGTTAAGTCAAAAGGAATAGTAATAAAAACAACAAGATTTTCGGAAACTAGTGTGATTGCCAAAATATATACTGATTCTCACGGAATGCTTTCTTTTCATATCCCCGGAGTACATTCAAAACGAGCAAGCATAAAACCTTCCTTTTTGCAAGCTTTACAAATCTTGGATATGAATATTTATTTTAATGAAAATAAAAATCTACATAAAATAAAAGAAGTAAAAAGTGAATTATTAAACAACAATATCCATTTTGATATTAAAAGACTATCGGTTGCTGTTATTATTTCCGAGCTGATTTATAAAACAATAAAAGAAGAAGAACCCAACGAATATCTTTTCAACTTTTTATTAAAAAGTATAAAATTGCTTGATGAAAAAGCAGAGAATATCCCTGATTTTTTATTAATTTTTATAGTTCAATTAACAAAATATCTTGGGTTTTCTCCCACTAATAATTTTAGTACAAAAAATGTATTTTTCAATCTGTCAGAAGGCATGTTTTCCCCGACAAAAAGTAAAGAAAATGAAACAATCAAAATGCCTGAAAGCAAGTGGTTTGGCATAGTGATTGATACACCCATTGGCTCTGTTGGTAAAAACAAAATACCAAGGGCTGTAAGAATGGAACTTTTACAAAAAATGATTGTTTATTATCAAATTCATATTTCAAATTTCCAAGACTTAAAATCCTTTGATATTTTTACAAATATATTTAATGAGCAAGAATAG
- a CDS encoding two-component regulator propeller domain-containing protein, with the protein MKKTFFISILIILILQVFSQDIKIGEWRSHLNYTEGIKSEEVGNRIYCATENGLFYFNKEDNSLVTLSKKDGFAETNISAMEYDKVNDVLMIAYYSTNIDIVKGNTVINVADLDRKYVAGKKTVNAIYFYNKYAYISSSFGIVVYDLEKHEVKESYENIGETGVINDVTILGDSIYAATPEGMQSASLNSDNLMDPKYWKSVFTGNCQKIETFNNKLYLNIGNKIKEYGKSSFLIDTIQQVCRAMEVSNNRLLITYENYVYTFDNNNILTANYEPSVFSAMIDSEGNYWYTKKHYTLVKDDGEKLRFYTPNCPYSKLSWDIEIYDNTVWVASGGLSYTGNPLYSANGIYIFKNNSWTNKNFKTTDNFNKVVDILKIAIDPISKHAFLGSYGWGLAEYYNGDIQKIYDKSNSSLGGSQIGDTSFINIRGLCYDNENNLWVSNYGAINPVSVRYTDGRWKSFSLGTSQNRKVGKIIIDDFGQKWITFPTTKGLIVFDENRQEIKYKKLDNSEGNGNLPAATVYDIAKDIDGKIWVGTNAGIAVFYDPSSVFTNYNFDAQQIWIDNGDESGYLLASESVTAIAVDGANNKWIGTRNGVWYVSEDGTEIIYNFNTDNSPLPVNYIRDIAINQNTGEVFFATDGGIVSLRNYATKGGETHEDVYAYPNPVKPDYNGLIAIKGLVRDANVKITDIAGNLVFETTAEGGQAIWNGKDFSGRKVHSGVYLIYSTNENGSETHITKLLIVR; encoded by the coding sequence ATGAAAAAAACATTTTTTATATCCATTTTAATAATTCTCATTTTACAAGTATTTTCTCAAGATATTAAAATTGGCGAATGGCGTTCGCATTTAAATTATACAGAGGGAATAAAAAGTGAAGAAGTAGGAAACAGGATTTACTGTGCCACTGAAAACGGCTTATTTTATTTCAACAAAGAGGATAATTCATTAGTAACTTTATCAAAAAAAGATGGCTTTGCCGAAACAAACATCAGTGCTATGGAATATGATAAAGTTAATGATGTGCTAATGATTGCCTACTACAGCACAAATATTGACATTGTAAAAGGTAATACAGTAATTAATGTTGCTGATTTGGACAGAAAATATGTGGCAGGTAAAAAAACCGTAAATGCAATTTATTTTTACAACAAATATGCATACATAAGTAGCAGTTTTGGAATAGTAGTTTACGATTTAGAAAAGCATGAAGTAAAAGAAAGTTATGAAAACATTGGTGAAACAGGAGTAATTAATGATGTTACAATTTTAGGTGATTCAATTTATGCAGCAACACCGGAAGGAATGCAAAGTGCCTCACTAAATAGTGATAACTTAATGGACCCCAAATATTGGAAAAGTGTTTTTACAGGAAATTGTCAAAAAATTGAAACTTTCAACAACAAACTTTATTTAAATATTGGAAACAAAATTAAGGAATACGGAAAATCAAGTTTTTTGATTGACACAATACAGCAAGTATGCAGAGCAATGGAAGTATCAAATAATCGATTACTAATTACTTACGAAAATTATGTTTACACCTTTGATAACAATAATATTTTAACTGCGAATTATGAACCTAGCGTATTTTCCGCAATGATAGATTCGGAAGGAAATTATTGGTACACAAAAAAGCATTATACACTTGTAAAAGATGATGGCGAAAAGCTAAGGTTTTATACGCCAAACTGCCCCTATTCAAAACTTTCATGGGATATTGAAATTTATGACAATACCGTTTGGGTAGCATCAGGAGGACTTTCCTACACAGGAAATCCACTTTACAGTGCAAATGGAATCTATATTTTTAAAAACAATTCATGGACAAACAAAAATTTTAAAACAACAGATAATTTTAATAAAGTAGTTGACATTCTTAAAATTGCTATTGACCCTATTTCAAAACATGCATTTCTTGGAAGTTACGGATGGGGACTGGCAGAATATTACAACGGAGATATTCAAAAAATTTATGATAAATCAAACAGTAGTCTTGGCGGAAGTCAAATTGGTGATACTTCATTTATAAATATCCGAGGCTTATGTTACGATAATGAAAATAATTTATGGGTAAGCAATTATGGAGCTATCAACCCTGTTTCCGTACGATATACCGATGGACGTTGGAAATCATTTAGCCTCGGCACTTCACAAAACCGAAAAGTAGGAAAAATTATTATTGATGATTTTGGACAAAAATGGATTACTTTTCCTACCACAAAAGGATTGATTGTTTTTGATGAAAATCGTCAAGAAATAAAATATAAAAAGTTAGACAATTCGGAAGGTAATGGAAATTTGCCCGCAGCAACAGTTTATGATATTGCTAAAGATATTGACGGTAAAATTTGGGTTGGAACAAATGCAGGAATAGCTGTTTTTTACGACCCTTCATCCGTTTTTACAAATTACAATTTTGATGCTCAGCAAATATGGATTGACAATGGTGATGAATCAGGCTACCTTCTTGCTTCGGAAAGCGTTACGGCAATTGCCGTTGATGGTGCCAACAATAAATGGATAGGAACAAGAAACGGAGTTTGGTATGTTAGTGAAGACGGTACTGAAATTATTTACAATTTTAATACAGACAACAGCCCATTGCCAGTAAATTATATTCGAGATATTGCAATAAATCAAAATACAGGTGAAGTATTTTTTGCAACAGATGGAGGGATTGTTTCTTTGCGAAATTATGCTACAAAAGGAGGAGAAACACATGAAGATGTTTATGCTTACCCAAATCCTGTAAAACCTGATTATAACGGTTTAATAGCAATAAAAGGATTAGTAAGAGATGCAAACGTAAAAATCACAGATATTGCAGGAAACCTTGTATTTGAAACAACGGCAGAAGGTGGGCAAGCAATATGGAATGGCAAAGATTTCTCCGGCAGAAAAGTACATTCGGGAGTTTATCTTATTTATTCAACAAATGAAAATGGAAGCGAAACACATATTACAAAACTATTGATAGTGAGATAA